In Paracoccus sp. TOH, a single window of DNA contains:
- a CDS encoding helix-turn-helix transcriptional regulator, whose protein sequence is MTETLKHFIAGQVRVFRKQRRLRQAGLAEAIGRTPEAISNIERAKSLPALDTLIAIAGALEVPIREFFPDDGVTEDKSPNRLKLDAEGAAILRSLSDERAKIAIGQLRAMAEA, encoded by the coding sequence ATGACCGAGACGCTCAAACATTTCATCGCCGGGCAGGTGCGGGTCTTCCGCAAGCAGCGCCGCTTGCGGCAGGCGGGGTTGGCCGAGGCCATCGGACGCACCCCCGAGGCCATCTCCAACATCGAACGCGCGAAGTCGCTGCCGGCCCTCGACACGCTGATCGCCATCGCCGGCGCCCTGGAGGTGCCGATCCGCGAGTTCTTCCCCGATGACGGGGTGACCGAGGACAAGAGCCCGAACCGCCTGAAGCTCGACGCCGAGGGCGCCGCCATCCTGCGCAGCCTCAGCGACGAACGCGCAAAGATTGCCATCGGGCAGCTGCGCGCGATGGCCGAGGCGTGA
- a CDS encoding helix-turn-helix domain-containing protein — protein sequence MANNQCGSGPELYYSIPAAARILGVPKYTLYRAVKAGLLPCHLPFSSRRRVLLSEVRAAMAAYMQAEVQQDQADVG from the coding sequence ATGGCTAACAATCAATGTGGTAGCGGCCCAGAGCTCTACTACTCCATCCCCGCCGCCGCCCGTATCCTGGGCGTGCCCAAGTACACCTTGTACCGGGCGGTCAAAGCCGGGCTGCTGCCGTGCCACTTGCCGTTTTCGTCGCGGCGCCGGGTGCTGCTGTCCGAAGTGCGCGCCGCGATGGCTGCCTATATGCAAGCGGAAGTGCAGCAGGACCAGGCCGATGTCGGGTGA
- a CDS encoding DNA-primase RepB domain-containing protein: protein MSGEDLMPDIAAATSFLRDMHADRPMTLVAIKEGRGPIAKAFGMDVATDAVDARISEHNGQGYNIYWQVNRAVETAHNKKARKRDITEVWMLHVDVDDLSDDALERLKAFEPRPSVILFSGGGYQAFWLLDQPLADIPKAEALNRRIAAKLGGDNCHNAEPYHARPRHHQLAECQETEGGSQARVVSCTLISISKMAPRNSGHREPSRGWRQSKLLCPKPFVPCRWKRPISTRTARLGGYWFAATTPTGRWAAIIPVTRLAAKSSGPPAAPWRGGARPPKQSRAFC, encoded by the coding sequence ATGTCGGGTGAGGATCTGATGCCCGATATTGCAGCTGCGACCAGCTTTCTGCGCGACATGCATGCCGACCGACCCATGACCTTGGTCGCGATCAAAGAAGGGCGGGGCCCCATTGCCAAGGCCTTCGGAATGGATGTCGCAACCGACGCTGTCGACGCCCGGATCTCCGAGCACAACGGGCAGGGTTACAACATCTACTGGCAGGTCAATCGTGCCGTGGAGACCGCCCATAACAAGAAGGCGCGAAAACGGGACATCACCGAGGTCTGGATGCTGCATGTCGATGTGGACGACCTCAGCGATGATGCGCTCGAACGCCTGAAAGCGTTCGAGCCCCGGCCCTCGGTGATCCTGTTTTCCGGGGGCGGGTATCAGGCGTTCTGGTTGCTCGATCAACCGCTGGCCGACATCCCGAAAGCCGAAGCACTGAACCGCCGGATCGCGGCGAAGCTGGGCGGCGACAATTGCCATAACGCGGAACCGTATCATGCGCGTCCCCGACACCATCAGCTGGCCGAATGCCAAGAAACAGAAGGCGGGTCGCAAGCCCGTGTTGTCTCATGTACTCTGATTTCAATCTCAAAGATGGCTCCGAGGAATTCGGGCCACCGGGAACCGTCCAGGGGGTGGCGGCAGTCAAAACTGCTGTGCCCCAAACCATTCGTCCCATGTCGCTGGAAGAGGCCGATATCGACCCGAACAGCGCGCTTGGGCGGCTATTGGTTCGCGGCGACGACTCCGACAGGCCGATGGGCAGCGATAATCCCCGTTACCCGTCTCGCAGCGAAGTCGTCTGGTCCTCCTGCTGCGCCATGGCGCGGCGGGGCACGCCCCCCGAAGCAATCGCGGGCGTTTTGCTGA
- a CDS encoding VapE domain-containing protein, with amino-acid sequence MSKLFARYFDAEDTELNSAFGIKMLVAAVRRVRSPGAKFDTMVVLEGSQDSGKSTALKILAGDENFSDQPIIGSTRRLRASCCPAC; translated from the coding sequence TTGTCCAAACTGTTTGCGCGCTATTTTGACGCCGAGGATACCGAGCTTAACAGCGCGTTCGGGATCAAGATGCTGGTTGCGGCCGTTCGCCGCGTCCGGTCCCCCGGCGCGAAGTTCGACACCATGGTCGTGCTCGAGGGCTCGCAGGATTCGGGGAAATCCACAGCCCTCAAGATCTTGGCCGGAGATGAAAACTTCTCCGACCAGCCCATCATCGGCTCGACGCGAAGACTCAGGGCGAGTTGCTGTCCGGCGTGCTGA
- a CDS encoding CsbD family protein — MNWDIIEGKWNQLKGSVKEQWGDLTDDELTEVAGQKDKLAGKLQEKYGWTKEKADEQINSFFRDRV; from the coding sequence ATGAACTGGGATATCATCGAAGGCAAATGGAACCAACTCAAGGGCAGCGTGAAAGAGCAATGGGGCGACCTGACCGATGACGAGCTGACCGAGGTGGCGGGCCAGAAGGACAAGCTGGCCGGCAAGCTGCAGGAAAAATACGGCTGGACCAAGGAAAAGGCCGACGAGCAGATCAACAGCTTCTTCCGCGACCGGGTCTGA
- a CDS encoding VapE domain-containing protein, translating into MLIFEIAELSGIKKAETTHVKAFLSRDTDRYRPAYGRRTVQVPRQCVFIGTTNDDSYLMDVTGNRRFWPVATGTIDLEGLKRDRDQLWAEAAQFEAAGEDITLPETLWAAAAHLQSSRMPRDPWLDALNSPVGQRVINGKWRITTQQLLGEDNLGILPGQQSDWVAKRLKRVMNQLGWEGPDPFKKDGKTQRGYSRPFDPETEDEPVDY; encoded by the coding sequence GTGCTGATCTTCGAAATTGCCGAACTGTCTGGGATCAAGAAGGCCGAGACCACCCACGTCAAGGCTTTCCTGTCGCGCGACACGGACCGCTACCGCCCCGCCTATGGGCGCAGGACGGTGCAGGTTCCGCGTCAGTGCGTCTTTATCGGCACCACGAACGACGACAGCTATCTGATGGACGTCACCGGAAACCGGCGCTTCTGGCCGGTGGCGACCGGCACCATCGATCTCGAAGGGCTGAAGCGCGACCGCGACCAACTCTGGGCTGAGGCTGCCCAATTTGAAGCGGCGGGAGAAGACATCACCTTGCCCGAAACACTCTGGGCGGCGGCGGCTCATCTTCAGTCCTCGCGAATGCCGCGCGATCCGTGGCTGGATGCGCTGAATTCGCCCGTGGGCCAACGCGTGATCAATGGCAAATGGCGTATCACCACCCAGCAACTCCTCGGCGAGGACAACCTCGGCATCCTGCCCGGACAGCAGAGCGATTGGGTGGCCAAGCGCTTGAAGCGGGTGATGAACCAGCTGGGCTGGGAGGGGCCGGACCCGTTCAAGAAGGACGGCAAAACCCAACGCGGCTATTCGCGCCCATTTGACCCGGAAACGGAGGATGAGCCCGTAGATTACTGA
- the lon gene encoding endopeptidase La, with product MNEFAQTTHPVLPLRDIVVFPHMIVPLFVGREKSVRALEAVMEQDRPILLAAQKDAAVDEPAAEGIFRTGVLANVLQLLKLPDGTVKVLVEGRERVRVTDFVPNDDYFEARCESLAEEPGDADTLTALTRAVAEEFERYVKVRKNIPEEVVAAVAEARDAARLADLVSGHLGIALDKKQELLETLVTAERLEKVYGLMQGEMSVLQVEKKIKSRVKTQMEKTQREYYLNEQMKAIQKELGDGEDGSNELTELEEKINQTKFSKEAREKAEAELKKLKSMSPMSAEATVSRNYLDWLLSLPWGVKSRIRKDLGKAEEVLDADHYGLEKVKERIVEYLAVQNRSTKLKGPILCLVGPPGVGKTSLGRSVARATGREFIRISLGGVRDESEIRGHRRTYIGSMPGKIIQALKKAKTTNPLILLDEIDKMGQDFRGDPASAMLEVLDPEQNATFVDHYLEVEYDLSNVMFVTTANSYNMPGPLLDRMEIIPLAGYTEDEKREIARQHLLPKQIKANGLRKGEFSVTDEALTHVIRYYTREAGVRSLEREIAKLARKAVTEILKGKVKSVEVTPEKAEEYLGVRRHRYGLAEKDDQVGVVTGLAWTQVGGDLLQIEALKLPGKGRMKTTGKLGEVMKESIDAAASYVRSIAPQIGVKPPKFDAIDIHVHVPDGATPKDGPSAGLAMVTSIVSVLTQIPVRKDIAMTGEVSLRGNAMAIGGLKEKLLAALRGGIKTVLIPVDNEKDLAEIPANVKEGLKIIPVSHVREVLQQALVRMPEPVEWDEAAEEAAEASRLAATREQGSGDSAVAH from the coding sequence ATGAACGAATTCGCCCAAACCACCCATCCGGTCCTGCCTTTGCGGGATATCGTGGTGTTTCCGCACATGATCGTGCCGCTGTTCGTCGGGCGCGAGAAATCGGTGCGGGCGCTCGAGGCCGTGATGGAGCAGGATCGTCCGATCCTTCTCGCAGCCCAGAAGGATGCCGCGGTCGATGAGCCCGCCGCCGAGGGGATCTTCCGCACCGGCGTGCTGGCCAATGTGCTGCAACTGTTGAAACTGCCCGACGGGACCGTGAAGGTGCTTGTCGAGGGGCGCGAACGGGTGCGCGTCACCGATTTCGTGCCGAATGACGATTACTTCGAAGCCCGCTGCGAATCCCTGGCCGAAGAGCCGGGCGATGCCGACACGCTGACCGCGCTGACCCGCGCCGTCGCCGAGGAGTTCGAGCGCTATGTCAAGGTGCGCAAGAACATCCCCGAGGAAGTCGTGGCCGCGGTGGCCGAGGCCCGCGACGCGGCCCGGCTGGCCGATCTGGTCAGCGGCCATCTGGGCATCGCGCTGGACAAGAAGCAGGAACTGCTGGAAACCCTGGTGACGGCCGAGCGCCTGGAGAAGGTCTATGGCCTGATGCAGGGCGAGATGTCGGTGCTGCAGGTCGAGAAAAAGATCAAGTCCCGCGTCAAGACGCAGATGGAGAAGACCCAGCGCGAATACTATCTGAATGAGCAGATGAAGGCCATTCAGAAGGAGCTGGGCGACGGCGAGGACGGCTCGAACGAGCTTACCGAGCTGGAAGAGAAGATCAACCAGACGAAGTTCAGCAAGGAGGCCCGCGAAAAAGCCGAGGCCGAGCTGAAGAAGCTGAAGTCGATGTCGCCGATGTCGGCCGAGGCCACGGTCAGCCGCAACTATCTGGACTGGCTCTTGTCGCTGCCCTGGGGCGTGAAGTCGCGCATTCGCAAGGATCTCGGCAAGGCCGAGGAGGTGCTCGACGCCGATCACTACGGGCTGGAAAAGGTCAAGGAACGCATCGTCGAATATCTGGCGGTGCAGAACCGCTCGACCAAGCTGAAGGGGCCGATCCTGTGCCTTGTCGGGCCTCCGGGCGTCGGCAAGACCTCGCTGGGCCGTTCGGTGGCGCGGGCCACGGGGCGCGAGTTCATCCGCATCAGCCTTGGCGGCGTGCGCGACGAATCCGAGATCCGCGGCCATCGCCGGACCTATATCGGCTCGATGCCCGGCAAGATCATCCAGGCGCTGAAAAAGGCCAAGACCACGAATCCGCTGATCCTGCTCGACGAGATCGACAAGATGGGCCAGGACTTCCGCGGCGACCCGGCCTCGGCCATGCTCGAGGTGCTGGACCCGGAACAGAACGCGACCTTCGTCGACCACTATCTTGAGGTGGAATACGACCTGTCGAACGTGATGTTCGTGACCACGGCCAACAGCTACAACATGCCCGGACCGCTGCTCGACCGGATGGAGATCATCCCGCTGGCCGGCTATACCGAGGACGAGAAGCGCGAGATCGCGCGCCAGCATCTGCTGCCCAAGCAGATCAAGGCGAACGGGTTGCGCAAGGGCGAGTTCTCGGTGACCGACGAGGCGCTGACCCATGTGATCCGCTATTACACCCGTGAGGCGGGCGTGCGGTCGCTGGAGCGCGAGATCGCCAAGCTGGCCCGCAAGGCGGTGACCGAGATCCTGAAGGGCAAGGTCAAGTCGGTCGAGGTGACGCCCGAGAAGGCCGAGGAATATCTGGGCGTGCGCCGCCACCGCTATGGCCTGGCCGAAAAGGACGATCAGGTCGGCGTGGTGACGGGGCTGGCCTGGACCCAGGTCGGCGGCGATCTGTTGCAGATCGAGGCGCTGAAGCTGCCCGGCAAGGGCCGCATGAAGACGACCGGGAAACTGGGCGAGGTGATGAAGGAATCGATCGACGCGGCGGCGAGCTATGTGCGCTCGATCGCGCCCCAGATCGGGGTGAAGCCGCCGAAATTCGACGCCATCGACATCCATGTCCATGTGCCCGACGGGGCCACCCCCAAGGACGGCCCTTCGGCGGGCCTTGCCATGGTGACCTCGATCGTCTCGGTGCTGACGCAGATCCCGGTGCGCAAGGACATTGCCATGACCGGCGAGGTTTCGCTGCGCGGCAACGCCATGGCCATCGGCGGACTCAAGGAAAAGCTGCTGGCGGCGCTTCGGGGTGGCATCAAGACGGTGCTGATCCCGGTCGATAACGAGAAGGACCTGGCCGAGATCCCGGCCAATGTGAAGGAAGGGCTGAAGATCATTCCGGTCAGCCATGTGCGGGAAGTCCTGCAGCAGGCGCTGGTGCGGATGCCTGAACCCGTCGAATGGGACGAGGCTGCCGAGGAGGCGGCCGAGGCCAGCCGGTTGGCCGCGACCCGCGAACAGGGAAGCGGCGACTCGGCGGTCGCCCACTGA
- a CDS encoding PAAR domain-containing protein codes for MQPVARLGDEHDCPIHGKNHIAQVESRVRLDGKEIATVGDVTECGGTITSGSSVNKIDGRPIAHIGSRTSCGGVITTGSTTEKVRPG; via the coding sequence ATGCAACCAGTGGCGCGGCTCGGCGATGAACATGACTGTCCTATCCATGGCAAGAACCACATCGCTCAGGTCGAATCGCGCGTAAGACTGGACGGCAAGGAAATTGCCACCGTTGGCGATGTGACCGAATGCGGGGGGACAATCACCAGCGGATCATCCGTCAACAAAATCGACGGGCGCCCCATCGCCCATATCGGCAGCCGGACCAGCTGCGGTGGCGTGATAACGACCGGATCGACCACAGAAAAAGTGCGCCCCGGCTGA
- a CDS encoding site-specific integrase — protein MTDTIIKLGTWNRRRTLASGKTQRQKLHTLNWTCPETGKKRRLSFATKIEAEAQRAALLAQMQGKRYFNPDSNPTVAEAVAHWLDLKAADIKLQTLKTYRILCRCITGPLLQGTPKERAAFTETGVKPHRDVKVLQLLGHRRISELTTAEIRLWHATVREEVGEFTASEVKGMFKSILALAEEDFGVPVPKMPSNLTRRKQKPRKSILEPAEVAQLLDHARNDPQRGIFYAFPFLTGVRASEQLGLLWQDIDLDRGVIQIRRVQERDGSITLATKTEAGEREIPICASLRKLLLAWKLVCPRLDGDLYRVFCGPAQPRAWPQRLRNAGSAILYSNFLRRYWQPGLKAAGVRYVTHHSARHSFVSVLQAQGVEVGLVAKLAGHANPAVTLGHYTQAVRGGAGALALLDAAYGGAAAGAGAGG, from the coding sequence ATGACCGATACGATCATCAAGCTCGGCACCTGGAACCGCCGCCGCACGCTGGCATCCGGCAAGACCCAGCGCCAGAAGCTGCACACCCTGAACTGGACCTGCCCCGAGACCGGCAAGAAGCGCCGCCTGTCCTTCGCGACCAAGATCGAGGCCGAGGCGCAGCGCGCCGCCCTGTTGGCCCAGATGCAGGGCAAGCGCTACTTCAACCCCGACAGCAACCCGACCGTGGCCGAGGCGGTCGCGCATTGGCTCGACCTCAAGGCCGCCGACATCAAGCTGCAGACGCTCAAAACCTATCGCATCCTGTGCCGCTGCATCACCGGGCCTTTGCTGCAGGGCACGCCGAAGGAGCGCGCCGCCTTTACCGAGACCGGCGTGAAGCCGCATCGCGACGTCAAGGTCCTGCAGCTGCTCGGGCATCGCCGGATCAGCGAATTGACCACCGCCGAGATCCGGCTCTGGCATGCCACCGTGCGCGAGGAGGTGGGCGAGTTCACTGCCTCCGAGGTCAAGGGCATGTTCAAATCCATCCTCGCCCTGGCCGAGGAGGATTTCGGCGTCCCGGTGCCCAAGATGCCGAGCAACCTGACCCGCAGGAAGCAGAAGCCGCGCAAGTCGATCCTGGAGCCGGCCGAGGTGGCGCAGTTGCTCGACCATGCCCGCAACGATCCGCAGCGCGGCATCTTCTATGCCTTTCCCTTCCTGACCGGCGTCAGGGCCTCTGAACAGCTCGGTTTGCTTTGGCAGGATATCGACCTCGACCGGGGCGTGATCCAGATCCGCCGGGTGCAGGAGCGCGACGGCTCGATCACGCTGGCGACCAAGACCGAGGCCGGCGAACGCGAGATCCCGATCTGCGCCAGCCTGCGCAAGCTGCTCTTGGCCTGGAAGCTGGTCTGCCCGCGCCTGGACGGCGACCTTTACCGGGTGTTCTGCGGCCCCGCGCAGCCGCGCGCCTGGCCACAGCGGCTCCGGAACGCGGGGTCGGCGATCCTCTACAGCAATTTCCTGCGCCGCTATTGGCAGCCGGGCCTGAAGGCGGCCGGGGTGCGCTATGTCACGCATCACTCGGCGCGGCACAGCTTCGTCTCGGTGTTGCAGGCGCAGGGTGTCGAGGTCGGGCTGGTGGCGAAGCTCGCCGGCCATGCCAATCCGGCGGTGACGCTGGGACATTACACGCAGGCGGTGCGCGGCGGCGCCGGGGCGCTGGCGCTGCTTGATGCGGCCTACGGCGGCGCGGCAGCGGGCGCGGGCGCGGGAGGCTGA
- a CDS encoding NosR/NirI family protein: MSMPVRLLKSCWLAVFLVLCSMVSAGQALTLDEALAKTPPSQLFEGAESYGAPEGEPAIVPVLKGGETLGYAYLNSDFTPSTGYSGKPIRIVVGIDRKGVIRGIHMVEHHEPIVLIGIPEPKVLAALNGLIGADLGRVAAGEAKPPQAEIVSGATVTVLVMGDSIVRSAVRLIRSGRLDGIAAGPAPAETRRELDPAVTGTEDWQTLLGDGSVRSLVMSVGEVSKAFADAGQPLAAQHAETGNPEDAFIDLYLAPVSVPAIGRSLLGDAAYDRLAAKLQPGQAAVLVAGDGAYSFKGSGYVRGGIFDRIELMQDGQGLRFKDRDHTRIPVLAAAGAPRLKEIALFVVPQDFTFDVAQPFELQLLVQRATRGRDKATLPFDLAYQIPERYLLPAAPPAAPATPVADTPAAQPQVGQPTAEDDGPALWKTMWQMNRANIAILGTALALLTAIFFFQDVLTKYPRTFLWVRRGYLAFTLLWLGWLVHAQLSVVNVLTFVNALLSGFSWEYFLSAPLVFILWSAVAAGLLFWGRGPFCGWLCPFGALQELSNTIARKLRVPQIDLPWGLHERLWPIKYMIFLGLFGLSLYSLADAERWAEVEPFKTAIVLNFMREWGFVLFALACLLPGLFIERFYCRYLCPLGAALAIPGRMRMFEWLKRWPECGSPCQRCANDCPVKAIHPEGQINVNECIYCMNCQVLYHDDTRCPHMITQKARREKIARSAQPKPAAATGKTGREQPPAFRAQRAATADNPPDLKGA, translated from the coding sequence ATGTCCATGCCTGTCCGCCTCCTCAAGTCCTGCTGGCTTGCGGTTTTTCTCGTGCTTTGCAGCATGGTTTCCGCAGGCCAGGCGCTGACCCTGGACGAGGCGCTGGCAAAGACCCCACCCTCGCAGCTGTTCGAGGGGGCCGAGAGCTACGGCGCCCCGGAGGGCGAACCGGCCATCGTTCCGGTCCTGAAGGGCGGCGAGACGCTGGGTTACGCCTATCTCAACAGCGATTTCACCCCCTCGACCGGCTATTCCGGCAAACCGATCCGCATCGTCGTCGGCATCGACCGAAAGGGCGTGATCCGCGGCATCCACATGGTCGAACATCACGAGCCCATCGTGCTGATCGGTATCCCCGAGCCCAAGGTGCTGGCGGCGCTGAACGGGTTGATCGGCGCCGATCTGGGCCGCGTCGCGGCGGGCGAGGCCAAGCCGCCGCAGGCCGAGATCGTCTCGGGCGCCACGGTGACGGTGCTGGTCATGGGCGACAGCATCGTGCGTTCGGCGGTCAGGCTGATCCGTTCGGGGCGGCTGGACGGCATCGCCGCCGGCCCCGCCCCGGCCGAGACCCGCCGCGAACTGGACCCCGCCGTTACCGGAACCGAGGACTGGCAGACGCTGCTGGGCGACGGCTCGGTGCGCTCGCTGGTCATGAGCGTCGGAGAGGTCAGCAAGGCCTTCGCCGATGCCGGCCAGCCGCTGGCCGCCCAGCACGCCGAGACCGGCAATCCCGAGGACGCGTTCATCGACCTTTACCTGGCGCCGGTCTCGGTGCCCGCCATCGGCCGCAGCCTGCTGGGCGATGCCGCCTATGACCGGCTGGCGGCGAAGCTGCAACCGGGCCAGGCGGCGGTGCTGGTCGCGGGCGACGGCGCCTATTCCTTCAAGGGTTCGGGCTATGTGCGCGGCGGCATCTTCGACCGGATCGAGCTGATGCAGGACGGTCAGGGCCTGCGCTTCAAGGACCGCGATCACACCCGCATTCCGGTCCTGGCCGCAGCGGGCGCGCCGCGGCTGAAAGAGATCGCGCTTTTCGTCGTGCCGCAGGATTTCACCTTCGACGTGGCGCAGCCCTTCGAGCTGCAGCTTCTGGTCCAGCGCGCCACCCGGGGCCGCGACAAGGCCACCCTACCCTTCGACCTTGCCTACCAGATCCCCGAGCGCTACCTGCTGCCCGCCGCGCCGCCCGCCGCCCCGGCGACCCCGGTCGCCGACACGCCCGCGGCGCAGCCGCAGGTCGGCCAGCCCACCGCCGAGGATGACGGCCCGGCTCTGTGGAAGACAATGTGGCAGATGAACCGGGCGAACATCGCCATCCTCGGCACCGCGCTGGCGCTGCTGACCGCGATCTTCTTCTTCCAGGACGTGCTGACCAAATACCCGCGCACCTTCCTTTGGGTCCGGCGCGGCTATCTGGCCTTCACCCTGCTGTGGCTGGGCTGGCTGGTCCACGCGCAACTGTCGGTGGTGAACGTGCTGACCTTCGTCAACGCGCTGCTCTCCGGCTTCTCGTGGGAATATTTCCTGTCGGCGCCGCTGGTCTTCATCCTGTGGAGCGCGGTGGCGGCCGGCCTGCTGTTCTGGGGCCGCGGGCCGTTCTGCGGCTGGCTCTGCCCCTTCGGCGCGCTGCAGGAACTGTCGAACACCATCGCCCGCAAGTTGCGCGTGCCGCAGATCGACCTGCCCTGGGGGCTGCACGAAAGGCTGTGGCCGATCAAGTACATGATCTTCCTGGGCCTGTTCGGGCTGTCGCTCTATTCGCTGGCCGATGCGGAACGTTGGGCCGAGGTCGAGCCGTTCAAGACCGCGATCGTCCTGAACTTCATGCGCGAATGGGGCTTCGTGCTGTTCGCCCTGGCCTGCCTGCTGCCGGGCCTGTTCATCGAGCGCTTCTATTGCCGCTACCTGTGTCCGCTGGGCGCGGCGCTGGCGATCCCGGGCCGGATGCGCATGTTCGAATGGCTGAAGCGCTGGCCGGAATGCGGCAGCCCCTGCCAGCGCTGCGCCAATGACTGCCCGGTCAAGGCCATCCACCCCGAGGGCCAGATCAACGTCAACGAATGCATCTACTGCATGAATTGCCAGGTGCTCTATCACGACGACACGCGCTGCCCGCACATGATCACCCAGAAAGCGCGGCGCGAGAAGATCGCCCGCAGCGCGCAGCCGAAACCCGCCGCCGCCACCGGCAAAACCGGCCGCGAGCAGCCGCCCGCCTTCCGCGCACAGCGCGCCGCGACCGCCGACAATCCCCCCGATCTCAAAGGAGCATGA
- a CDS encoding HU family DNA-binding protein encodes MARSQARSEPEAFADPETAKVLQKRQLLSQVARRTGLRNSEVKTVVEATLAELGDAIASGMTLALPPLGRARISRRHDGAGGEIITLRLRRRGS; translated from the coding sequence ATGGCACGGTCACAGGCAAGATCCGAACCCGAGGCCTTCGCCGATCCCGAAACGGCCAAGGTGCTGCAGAAGCGGCAGCTCCTGTCCCAGGTGGCGCGCCGCACCGGCCTGCGCAACAGCGAAGTCAAGACCGTGGTCGAGGCGACCTTGGCCGAGTTGGGCGATGCGATCGCCTCGGGAATGACGCTGGCGCTGCCGCCTTTGGGGCGGGCGCGCATCAGCCGCCGCCACGACGGCGCGGGCGGCGAGATCATCACCCTGCGCCTGCGTCGCCGCGGTTCCTGA